In one Mesorhizobium australicum genomic region, the following are encoded:
- a CDS encoding GGDEF domain-containing protein, with amino-acid sequence MRFDRLDLSARGKARVYLGTIVGTLFCIAAAFAIDSYSFETGTWQLGEKPLNNFLIPFVLAPPIFYFLLSKLRELSIAHHELMNVAATDPLTSCLNRRAFTALVDGYLERVEKQQDLGSGAFLVVDVDHFKAVNDNYGHELGDEALKLIAVTIKSSVREIDLVGRLGGEEFGVFLPSLDPARTAIVADRIRAAVSSVPFTPHGRPHRLSISIGGTTFDSRATFADLYRQADERLYAAKNAGRDRVDITPYGPGVAA; translated from the coding sequence ATGCGCTTCGATCGCCTGGACCTGTCCGCGCGCGGCAAGGCGCGGGTCTATCTCGGCACGATCGTCGGCACGCTGTTCTGCATCGCCGCTGCCTTCGCGATCGACTCCTATTCGTTCGAGACCGGGACGTGGCAGCTCGGCGAAAAGCCGCTCAACAACTTCCTCATCCCGTTTGTCCTGGCGCCGCCGATCTTCTACTTCCTGCTCAGCAAGCTGCGCGAGCTGTCGATCGCTCATCACGAGCTGATGAACGTCGCCGCGACCGACCCCCTCACCTCCTGCCTCAACCGCCGCGCCTTCACGGCGCTTGTGGACGGCTATCTCGAACGGGTCGAGAAGCAGCAGGATCTCGGCAGCGGCGCGTTCCTTGTCGTGGACGTCGACCACTTCAAGGCGGTCAACGACAATTACGGCCACGAGTTAGGCGACGAGGCGCTGAAGCTGATCGCGGTCACGATCAAGTCCTCCGTGCGGGAGATCGACCTCGTCGGCCGCCTCGGCGGCGAGGAGTTCGGCGTCTTCCTGCCCAGCCTCGATCCCGCCCGCACCGCGATCGTCGCGGACCGCATCCGCGCGGCCGTCAGTTCCGTCCCCTTTACCCCGCACGGCCGCCCGCACCGCCTGTCGATCAGCATCGGGGGCACCACCTTCGACAGCCGTGCGACATTTGCCGATCTGTACCGCCAGGCGGACGAACGACTCTACGCTGCCAAGAACGCCGGCCGCGACCGCGTCGACATCACTCCCTACGGTCCCGGCGTCGCCGCCTGA
- the dapE gene encoding succinyl-diaminopimelate desuccinylase, with protein MSLPTDPAANLAALIRCPSVTPAEGGALTALSGMLAPLGFSVERPVFIEDGTPDVENLYARLSGNGPHLMFAGHTDVVPPGDEQAWTHPPFAAEIANGEMYGRGAVDMKGGIACFVAALARHVAARGAPKGSVSLLITGDEEGPSINGTSKLLEWAAAKGETWDASIVGEPTNPERLGDAIKIGRRGSISGTIVVRGVQGHVAYPHLADNPVRGLVSLVEALLHPVFDKGTADFQPTNLEVTTIDVGNPATNVIPGKATATFNIRFNDSWTAETIQAEVHNRLDRAARKSKLRPGKTEPVDYELVWRGRASPVFLTSNDKLIRTLSGSVEAVTGRYPALSTSGGTSDARFIKDYCPVVEFGLVGKTMHMVDERVPLDDLEMLTRIYERFLADWFA; from the coding sequence ATGAGCTTGCCCACCGATCCCGCCGCCAACCTCGCCGCCTTGATCCGCTGTCCCTCGGTCACACCGGCCGAAGGCGGGGCTCTGACCGCGCTTTCCGGGATGCTCGCGCCGCTGGGCTTTTCGGTCGAGCGGCCGGTTTTCATCGAGGACGGCACTCCCGACGTCGAGAACCTCTACGCCCGGCTTTCCGGCAACGGGCCGCATCTGATGTTCGCCGGCCATACCGACGTGGTGCCGCCGGGCGACGAGCAGGCGTGGACGCATCCGCCTTTCGCCGCCGAGATAGCGAATGGCGAGATGTATGGCCGCGGTGCTGTCGACATGAAGGGCGGCATCGCCTGTTTCGTGGCGGCGCTCGCCCGCCATGTCGCGGCGCGGGGCGCGCCGAAGGGATCTGTCTCGCTGCTGATTACCGGCGACGAGGAAGGCCCGTCGATCAATGGCACGTCGAAGCTGCTCGAATGGGCGGCGGCCAAGGGCGAAACCTGGGATGCATCCATCGTCGGCGAGCCGACCAACCCAGAGCGGTTGGGCGACGCGATCAAGATCGGCCGGCGCGGCTCGATCTCCGGCACGATCGTCGTGCGCGGCGTACAGGGTCATGTCGCCTATCCGCACCTCGCCGACAATCCGGTGCGCGGCCTCGTCTCGCTGGTCGAGGCGCTGCTCCACCCCGTCTTCGACAAGGGAACGGCCGATTTCCAGCCGACCAATCTCGAAGTGACGACGATCGACGTCGGCAATCCGGCGACCAACGTCATCCCCGGCAAGGCGACGGCGACGTTCAACATCCGCTTCAACGACAGCTGGACCGCCGAGACCATCCAGGCCGAGGTCCACAACCGCCTCGACCGCGCCGCGCGCAAATCGAAGCTTCGACCAGGCAAGACGGAGCCGGTGGACTACGAGCTGGTCTGGCGCGGCCGGGCGAGCCCGGTGTTCCTGACCAGCAACGACAAGCTCATCCGCACCCTGAGCGGCTCGGTCGAGGCGGTGACGGGGCGATATCCCGCGCTCTCCACCTCGGGGGGCACGTCCGACGCGCGCTTCATCAAGGACTATTGTCCGGTGGTGGAGTTCGGCCTCGTCGGCAAGACGATGCACATGGTGGACGAGCGCGTGCCGCTCGACGATCTCGAAATGCTGACGCGCATCTACGAGCGCTTCCTTGCGGACTGGTTTGCCTGA
- a CDS encoding transporter, whose product MPSGEEIQTYFAGAWRLMMGKPDGVRALDVSADGFWNSFYAIVVAVPALGVGWAALALDLADYGLGSRLSILLRLAVIDVTAWVLPLLCLGLIARPVGILDRYPHFVVASNWASALLAWLMLPATLLNLFSPAASEFNDTVSLIVFIIALVLTWRLTNAVLAKGAAVASAVFFGVVFAGLFLIFFLQRLFGLDGAQFSAG is encoded by the coding sequence ATGCCGAGCGGCGAAGAGATACAGACCTATTTCGCCGGCGCCTGGCGGCTGATGATGGGCAAGCCGGACGGCGTGCGCGCGCTCGACGTGTCGGCCGACGGGTTCTGGAACTCGTTCTATGCGATCGTCGTGGCGGTTCCCGCTCTCGGGGTGGGCTGGGCGGCGCTGGCGCTCGACCTTGCGGACTATGGGCTTGGAAGCCGCCTGTCGATCCTGCTGCGGCTGGCCGTCATCGACGTTACCGCCTGGGTGCTGCCGCTGTTGTGCCTCGGCCTGATCGCACGGCCGGTCGGCATCCTCGACCGCTATCCGCATTTCGTCGTGGCGAGCAACTGGGCCTCGGCGCTGCTGGCCTGGCTGATGCTGCCGGCGACGCTGCTGAACCTCTTCAGCCCGGCTGCCAGCGAGTTCAACGACACCGTCTCGCTGATCGTCTTCATCATTGCGCTGGTGCTGACCTGGCGGCTGACGAATGCCGTCCTGGCCAAGGGAGCCGCGGTCGCGAGCGCGGTCTTCTTCGGCGTGGTCTTCGCCGGACTGTTCCTGATCTTCTTCCTCCAGAGGCTGTTCGGCCTCGACGGGGCTCAGTTCTCGGCCGGGTAG
- the truA gene encoding tRNA pseudouridine(38-40) synthase TruA produces MPRYRLDIEYDGSAFAGWQRQAGQRSVQEAIEDAIKAFSGDEVSIRGAGRTDAGVHASGQVAHVDLARDWPADRVRDALNAHLGLANDAVAILAARKVADEFDARFSAMARHYLYRIINRRARLALEAKRAWWVPKRLDAAAMHEAAQHLVGRHDFTTFRSAHCQANSPLRTLDRLDVTRDGDVIEIRASARSFLHNQVRSMTGTLKRVGEGGWTPPDVKEALEAADRSRCGPVAPPDGLYLVKVDYPAEN; encoded by the coding sequence ATGCCGCGCTACCGGCTCGACATCGAATATGACGGTAGCGCCTTCGCCGGCTGGCAGCGGCAGGCCGGCCAGCGCTCGGTGCAGGAGGCGATCGAGGACGCGATCAAGGCGTTTTCGGGCGACGAGGTCTCGATCCGCGGCGCCGGGCGCACCGATGCCGGCGTTCACGCCTCCGGCCAGGTGGCGCATGTCGACCTTGCCAGGGACTGGCCGGCGGACCGGGTGCGCGACGCGCTCAACGCGCATCTCGGCCTCGCCAACGACGCGGTCGCGATCCTCGCCGCGCGCAAGGTCGCAGACGAGTTCGACGCCCGCTTCTCGGCGATGGCCCGCCACTATCTCTACCGCATCATCAACCGCCGGGCGCGGCTGGCTCTGGAGGCGAAGCGCGCCTGGTGGGTGCCGAAGCGGCTCGACGCGGCGGCCATGCACGAGGCCGCGCAGCACCTCGTCGGCCGGCACGACTTCACCACCTTCCGCTCGGCGCACTGCCAGGCGAACAGCCCGCTGCGCACGCTCGACCGGCTGGACGTCACGCGCGACGGCGACGTGATCGAAATCCGTGCCTCGGCACGGTCCTTCCTGCACAATCAGGTCCGCTCGATGACCGGCACGCTCAAGCGCGTCGGCGAAGGCGGCTGGACGCCGCCGGACGTGAAGGAGGCGCTGGAGGCGGCTGACCGTTCGCGCTGCGGGCCGGTCGCGCCCCCCGACGGGCTCTATCTCGTCAAGGTCGACTACCCGGCCGAGAACTGA
- a CDS encoding GNAT family N-acetyltransferase produces the protein MRGLVIRPALASDRAGIREVELQAFGQAAEADLVDALVANGDAVLELVATQEGEIVGHILFSRLFVEADEGRVPAVALAPLAVRPKRQDSGIGTALVEHAHASLTHGGDSLSVVLGDPAYYGRFGYAHERAAGFVSDYQCEALQALAWGEAPTTGRLVYAPAFSDL, from the coding sequence ATCCGCGGCCTCGTCATCCGCCCGGCACTGGCGTCGGATCGCGCCGGCATCCGCGAGGTCGAGCTGCAGGCCTTCGGCCAGGCGGCGGAGGCGGATCTGGTCGACGCTCTCGTCGCCAACGGCGATGCCGTTCTCGAACTCGTCGCAACGCAGGAGGGCGAGATCGTCGGACACATCCTGTTCTCGCGCCTCTTCGTGGAAGCCGACGAGGGCCGCGTTCCGGCGGTCGCCCTGGCGCCGCTCGCCGTCAGACCGAAGCGACAGGACAGCGGCATCGGGACGGCGCTGGTCGAGCACGCGCACGCCTCGCTGACGCACGGCGGGGACAGCCTGTCCGTCGTGCTCGGCGATCCCGCCTATTACGGCCGCTTCGGCTATGCGCATGAGCGCGCCGCCGGCTTTGTCAGCGACTACCAGTGCGAGGCGCTGCAGGCGCTCGCCTGGGGCGAGGCTCCGACGACCGGCCGGCTCGTCTACGCCCCTGCCTTTTCGGATCTCTGA
- the fmt gene encoding methionyl-tRNA formyltransferase, translating into MTLRLIFMGTPDFSVPTLRALHAAGHEIAAVYSQPPRPAGRRGLELTPSPVHRAAEGLGIDVRTPVSLKGEAEQQAFAALDADAAVVVAYGLLLPKPILEGTRLGCFNGHASLLPRWRGAAPIQRAIMAGDAETGMMVMKMDVGLDTGPVALTARVAIGPDMTGGELHDRLSEAGAALMVEAMAKLERGELALSPQPADGVTYAKKIDKAEARIDWARPAREVHDAIRALSPAPGAWCEIMVNSKAERLKVLRTTLSHGAGQPGKVLDDDLAIACGDGAVRLVEVQRAGGKPMTARDFLRGVRLARGDRLS; encoded by the coding sequence ATGACGCTCCGACTGATCTTCATGGGCACGCCGGATTTCTCCGTGCCGACGCTGCGCGCGCTGCATGCGGCGGGGCACGAGATCGCCGCCGTCTATTCGCAGCCGCCTCGCCCTGCCGGCCGGCGCGGGCTGGAACTGACCCCCTCGCCCGTCCACCGTGCGGCGGAAGGGCTCGGCATCGACGTGCGCACCCCCGTCTCGCTGAAGGGCGAGGCCGAGCAGCAGGCGTTCGCCGCACTCGACGCCGATGCCGCTGTCGTCGTCGCTTACGGCCTGCTCCTGCCGAAGCCGATCCTGGAGGGCACGCGCCTCGGCTGCTTCAACGGCCACGCCTCGCTCCTGCCGCGCTGGCGCGGGGCCGCGCCGATCCAGCGCGCGATCATGGCAGGCGACGCCGAAACAGGTATGATGGTCATGAAGATGGACGTCGGTCTCGATACCGGCCCTGTCGCCCTGACTGCCCGTGTCGCGATTGGTCCCGACATGACCGGCGGCGAGTTGCACGACCGCCTGAGCGAGGCAGGCGCGGCGCTGATGGTCGAGGCGATGGCGAAGCTCGAGCGGGGCGAGCTTGCACTCTCGCCCCAGCCGGCCGACGGCGTCACCTATGCGAAGAAGATCGACAAGGCGGAAGCCCGCATCGACTGGGCGCGTCCGGCGCGCGAAGTGCACGATGCGATCCGCGCGCTCTCGCCCGCTCCCGGCGCGTGGTGCGAGATTATGGTCAACAGCAAGGCGGAACGGCTGAAGGTGCTGCGCACGACGCTGTCGCACGGCGCGGGGCAGCCCGGCAAGGTGCTCGACGACGATCTCGCTATCGCCTGCGGCGATGGCGCTGTTCGTCTTGTCGAAGTGCAGCGTGCCGGCGGCAAGCCGATGACGGCACGAGACTTCCTGCGCGGCGTCCGCCTCGCCCGGGGAGACCGGCTGTCATGA
- a CDS encoding phosphotransferase family protein — translation MTEDLADVRAAIASIPALAGYTGPLQRMGGLTNRVYRAGEFCLRIPGKGTEEYISRANEAVAAREAARAGVSPQVLHVDDATGVMVTRFLADGVTMSPEEFRTRPGSPARAGEAFRKLHTSGAVFPFRFELFAMIDDYLKVLSTKDVNLPAGYHDVVREADGTVRAALAAHPLPIVACHCDPLCENFLDTGERMWIVDWEYSGMNDPMWDLGDLSVEGGFDTAQEDEMLRAYFGGEPSANDRGRVVIYKAMCDLLWTLWGLIQLANGNPADDFRAYADNRFARCKALMETPEFSRHVAAVRG, via the coding sequence ATGACCGAAGACCTCGCCGACGTTCGCGCCGCCATCGCCTCCATTCCCGCCCTCGCCGGCTACACGGGCCCCCTCCAGCGCATGGGCGGTCTCACCAACCGGGTCTATCGGGCCGGCGAGTTCTGTCTGCGCATTCCGGGCAAGGGCACCGAGGAGTATATCAGCCGCGCCAACGAGGCAGTCGCGGCGCGGGAAGCCGCCCGGGCCGGGGTGTCACCACAGGTGCTGCATGTCGACGACGCCACCGGCGTGATGGTGACACGCTTCCTTGCGGACGGGGTGACAATGTCGCCGGAAGAGTTCCGCACCCGACCCGGCAGCCCCGCTCGCGCCGGCGAGGCCTTCCGCAAGCTTCACACTTCCGGCGCGGTGTTCCCGTTCCGCTTCGAACTGTTCGCGATGATCGACGACTACCTAAAGGTGCTGTCGACCAAGGACGTCAACCTGCCCGCCGGCTATCACGACGTGGTGCGCGAAGCGGACGGGACGGTGCGCGCCGCACTTGCGGCGCATCCGCTGCCGATCGTCGCCTGCCACTGCGATCCGCTCTGCGAGAACTTCCTCGACACCGGCGAACGGATGTGGATCGTCGACTGGGAATATTCGGGCATGAACGACCCGATGTGGGATCTCGGCGACCTTTCCGTCGAAGGCGGCTTCGACACGGCACAGGAAGACGAGATGCTGCGCGCCTATTTCGGCGGCGAACCGTCGGCCAACGACCGCGGACGCGTCGTTATCTACAAGGCGATGTGCGACCTTCTGTGGACGCTATGGGGCCTGATCCAGCTCGCCAACGGCAATCCTGCCGACGATTTCCGCGCCTATGCCGACAACCGCTTCGCCCGCTGCAAGGCGCTGATGGAGACGCCGGAGTTTTCCCGTCACGTCGCCGCCGTCAGGGGTTGA
- a CDS encoding class I SAM-dependent DNA methyltransferase, producing the protein MADGHHEGALGQVYGAKAPEEVAALYDRWADTYDAEMAAAGYRHPSIALALLARYLPRGATPVLDAGCGTGLVGEWLGIVGYPQVEGLDLSTGMLERAKAKGAYAQLHNLALGGPLPFADGHFAGIVSAGVFTTGHVGAEGLDELIRICRPGGTIVLTVKNTLWEGGFAARIAELERQGLVKCIEETEPYVSMPGETGTVPSRGLALKR; encoded by the coding sequence ATGGCTGACGGACATCACGAGGGCGCGCTCGGTCAGGTCTATGGCGCGAAGGCGCCGGAAGAGGTGGCGGCCCTCTACGACCGCTGGGCCGATACATATGACGCGGAGATGGCGGCGGCCGGTTATCGGCATCCCTCGATCGCGCTCGCGCTTCTCGCGCGCTACCTGCCGCGTGGGGCGACGCCGGTGCTCGATGCCGGCTGCGGCACCGGTCTGGTCGGCGAATGGCTGGGCATCGTCGGCTATCCGCAGGTCGAAGGCCTCGACCTCTCCACGGGCATGCTCGAACGGGCGAAGGCGAAGGGCGCCTATGCGCAGCTGCACAATCTGGCGCTCGGCGGCCCGCTGCCTTTCGCCGACGGCCACTTCGCCGGCATCGTCTCGGCGGGCGTCTTCACCACCGGCCATGTCGGCGCGGAGGGGCTGGACGAGCTGATTCGCATCTGCCGGCCGGGTGGAACGATCGTGCTGACGGTGAAGAACACGTTGTGGGAGGGCGGCTTTGCCGCCCGGATTGCCGAGCTCGAGCGACAGGGGCTTGTGAAGTGCATCGAGGAGACGGAGCCGTATGTCTCCATGCCCGGCGAGACGGGCACCGTGCCGAGCCGCGGGCTGGCACTGAAGCGATAG
- a CDS encoding Na+/H+ antiporter: METISLVLVLLLAVVISGFIARALPIAVPLPLVQIGLGAAVASVTSDPVELSPDIFFLLFLPPLLFLDGWRIPKEGLFRDKGTILELAIGLVVVTVLGVGFLINWLVPSMPLAVAFALAAIVSPTDPVAVSAIAARVPIPKRIMHILEGESLLNDASGLVCMRFAVAAALTGAFSLFDAVGTFIWVAVGGIAIGVVVTFGITTAKNWISRRLGEETGSQILISLLIPFAAYLLAEHLHCSGILAAVAAGMSMSYAEQTGQALAVTRVRRSAVWDTVQFTLNGIIFVLLGEQLPKIVEGAAQVVQETGHRDPIWLAVYVVAINLALAALRFLWVWGSLRYTTFRKAPEGQVAVMPSWRLIAAMSVAGARGAITLAGILTLPLMLDDGTPFPARDLAIFLAAGVIIMSLIAASIGLPYFLKGLELPPEPSHQVEEDRARIASAEAAIKAIEQELHELSQGRDDVDIYAETGTRLMELYRQRIDAGLKTGEEATLVRKIDGIERKLRLAALRAERDEVYRNARARNVPDDVARKLVREIDLLEARIAG, from the coding sequence TTGGAGACGATATCCCTCGTACTCGTTCTCTTACTGGCCGTCGTCATCAGCGGCTTCATCGCGCGTGCCTTGCCCATCGCGGTGCCCTTGCCGCTGGTCCAGATCGGGCTCGGTGCGGCAGTGGCCTCGGTTACGAGCGATCCGGTCGAGCTCAGCCCGGACATCTTCTTCCTGCTCTTCCTGCCGCCGCTTCTCTTTCTCGACGGCTGGCGGATTCCGAAGGAAGGTCTGTTCCGCGACAAGGGCACGATCCTGGAGCTGGCGATCGGCCTTGTGGTGGTGACCGTGCTCGGCGTCGGCTTCCTCATCAACTGGCTGGTGCCGTCCATGCCGCTGGCGGTCGCCTTTGCGCTGGCCGCGATCGTCTCGCCGACCGACCCTGTCGCGGTGTCGGCGATTGCCGCGCGCGTGCCGATCCCCAAGCGCATCATGCACATCCTGGAGGGCGAGTCGCTGCTCAACGACGCGTCTGGCCTGGTCTGCATGCGTTTCGCCGTGGCGGCGGCGCTGACGGGTGCCTTCTCGCTGTTCGACGCCGTGGGCACCTTCATCTGGGTCGCCGTCGGCGGCATCGCGATCGGCGTCGTCGTGACCTTTGGCATCACCACCGCCAAGAACTGGATCTCGCGCCGGCTGGGTGAGGAAACAGGCTCCCAGATCCTGATCAGTCTGCTCATCCCCTTCGCCGCCTATCTGCTGGCCGAGCATCTTCACTGCTCCGGCATCCTGGCGGCCGTCGCGGCGGGCATGAGCATGAGCTATGCCGAGCAGACCGGCCAAGCGCTGGCGGTCACCCGCGTGCGGCGCAGCGCGGTCTGGGATACGGTGCAGTTCACGCTCAACGGCATCATCTTCGTGCTGCTCGGCGAGCAGTTGCCGAAGATCGTCGAAGGTGCTGCACAAGTGGTGCAGGAGACCGGCCATCGCGACCCGATCTGGCTGGCGGTCTATGTCGTCGCGATCAACCTTGCACTCGCAGCTCTCCGTTTCCTTTGGGTATGGGGATCGTTGCGCTACACGACCTTCCGCAAGGCGCCGGAAGGGCAGGTCGCGGTCATGCCGAGCTGGAGGCTCATAGCCGCGATGTCGGTGGCCGGCGCGCGCGGCGCGATCACGCTGGCGGGCATCCTTACCCTGCCGTTGATGCTCGACGACGGCACGCCGTTTCCCGCGCGAGATCTCGCGATCTTCCTCGCCGCCGGCGTCATCATCATGTCGCTCATCGCCGCGAGCATCGGCCTGCCCTATTTCCTGAAAGGGCTGGAACTGCCGCCCGAACCCTCGCATCAGGTCGAGGAGGATCGGGCGCGGATCGCCTCGGCGGAAGCCGCGATCAAGGCGATCGAGCAGGAGCTGCACGAACTGAGTCAGGGCCGCGACGACGTGGACATCTATGCCGAAACCGGCACGCGCCTGATGGAATTGTACCGCCAGCGCATCGATGCCGGCTTGAAGACGGGTGAGGAAGCCACGCTCGTGCGCAAGATTGACGGGATCGAACGCAAGCTCCGGCTGGCGGCCCTGCGTGCCGAACGCGACGAAGTCTATCGCAACGCGCGGGCGCGCAACGTGCCAGACGACGTCGCCCGCAAGCTGGTGCGCGAGATCGACCTGCTCGAGGCCCGCATCGCGGGATAG
- a CDS encoding GcvT family protein, which yields MTLPSHAQIVVIGGGIIGCSTAYHLARDHKADVVLLEMGQITSGSTWHAAGLVGQLRSSASITRVLKYSVELYKGLEAETGLATGWKMTGCLRLATNQDRWTEFRRTATTAKSFGMDMHLLSPEETRAMFPLMDVSDLVGASWLPTDGQASPSDITQSLAKGARMHGAKLFENVRVTGFEMQGRRIVAVKTDQGDIACDKVVNCAGQWARQVGAFAGIDVPLQPVKHQYVITEKIPGLSTDAPTIRDPDRRTYFKEEVGGLVFGGYEPNPQPWTTGDVPNDWQFRLFDDDYDHFEQHMTQAIERIPALAEVGVKQMINGPESFTPDGNFILGAAPECANMFVGAGFNAFGIASGGGAGWVLAQWTVDGEAPLDLWVVDIRRFSKLHRDRDWVRDRTLEAYGKHYTIAYPHEEYQSGRPYIVSPLYERLKACRAVFGSKLGWERPNWFAPSVVAAEDVYSMGRQNWFGPVGDEHRLVREKVGIFDQSSFAKYELAGADAQKALDWICANDVSKPVGRLTYTQLLNSRGGIEADLTVARLGEDRFYIVTGTGFRTHDLAWIEDHIGAGLDARLTDVTEQFGTLSLMGPRARDVLAAVTDADVSSEAFPFGHVREIDIAGTTVRALRVTYVGELGWELHVPIEATGVVFDALMKAGEGHGIRPVGYRALESLRLEKGYRAWGSDITPNDTPFEAGLGWAVKLRKNTDFSGRRALEAVAGQPLKKRLACFTVDDPKIVLLGRETILRDGQPVGYLTSGGYGYTVEKNIGYGYVRNAEGVSDEFLAGGTYELVVAMETVAAKLHIEALYDPNAERVKG from the coding sequence ATGACGCTGCCTTCGCACGCCCAGATCGTCGTCATCGGCGGCGGCATCATCGGCTGTTCCACCGCCTATCACCTTGCCCGCGACCACAAGGCCGACGTGGTGCTCTTGGAGATGGGGCAGATCACCTCCGGCTCGACCTGGCATGCGGCAGGCCTGGTCGGCCAGCTGCGCTCGTCGGCCTCGATCACGCGGGTACTGAAATATTCGGTCGAACTCTACAAGGGGCTGGAGGCCGAGACCGGGCTCGCCACCGGCTGGAAAATGACCGGCTGCCTGCGCCTTGCCACCAACCAGGACCGCTGGACAGAGTTCCGCCGCACCGCCACCACTGCCAAGAGCTTCGGCATGGACATGCACCTGCTCTCGCCCGAAGAGACCAGGGCGATGTTCCCGCTCATGGACGTCTCCGACCTCGTCGGCGCGTCCTGGCTGCCGACCGACGGGCAGGCGAGCCCGTCGGACATCACGCAGTCGCTCGCCAAGGGCGCACGCATGCACGGCGCGAAATTGTTCGAGAACGTGCGCGTCACCGGCTTCGAGATGCAGGGCCGGCGGATCGTCGCAGTGAAGACCGACCAGGGCGATATCGCCTGCGACAAGGTCGTCAACTGCGCCGGCCAGTGGGCACGGCAGGTCGGCGCGTTTGCCGGCATCGACGTGCCGCTGCAGCCGGTGAAGCACCAGTATGTCATCACCGAGAAGATACCGGGCCTTTCGACCGACGCGCCGACGATCCGCGACCCCGACCGGCGCACCTATTTCAAGGAGGAGGTCGGCGGGCTCGTCTTCGGCGGCTATGAGCCGAACCCGCAGCCGTGGACGACCGGAGACGTGCCCAACGACTGGCAGTTCCGCCTGTTCGACGACGACTACGACCATTTCGAGCAGCACATGACCCAGGCGATCGAGCGCATCCCGGCGCTGGCCGAGGTCGGCGTGAAGCAGATGATCAACGGGCCGGAGAGCTTTACGCCCGACGGCAACTTCATCCTCGGTGCTGCGCCCGAATGCGCCAACATGTTCGTCGGCGCCGGCTTCAATGCCTTCGGCATCGCCTCGGGCGGCGGCGCGGGCTGGGTGCTGGCGCAATGGACGGTCGACGGCGAGGCGCCGCTCGACCTGTGGGTGGTCGACATCCGCCGCTTCTCGAAGCTTCACCGCGACCGCGACTGGGTGCGCGACCGCACGCTCGAAGCCTACGGCAAGCACTACACCATCGCTTATCCGCACGAGGAATACCAGAGCGGGCGGCCTTACATCGTCTCGCCGCTCTACGAGCGCCTCAAGGCTTGTCGCGCCGTCTTCGGCTCCAAGCTCGGCTGGGAGCGGCCAAACTGGTTCGCTCCGTCGGTGGTCGCGGCCGAGGATGTATATTCGATGGGCCGGCAGAACTGGTTCGGCCCGGTCGGCGACGAACACCGGCTGGTGCGCGAGAAGGTCGGCATCTTCGACCAGTCCTCCTTCGCCAAATACGAGCTTGCCGGAGCGGACGCGCAGAAGGCGCTCGACTGGATCTGCGCCAACGACGTGTCGAAACCCGTCGGCCGGCTGACCTACACGCAGCTTCTCAACTCACGCGGCGGCATCGAAGCCGACCTCACGGTGGCGCGTCTCGGCGAGGACCGCTTCTACATCGTCACCGGCACCGGCTTCCGCACCCACGACCTCGCCTGGATCGAGGACCACATCGGCGCAGGCCTCGACGCGCGGCTGACCGACGTGACCGAACAGTTCGGCACGCTTTCCCTGATGGGCCCCCGCGCCCGCGACGTGCTGGCCGCCGTCACCGACGCCGATGTCTCCAGCGAGGCCTTTCCCTTCGGCCATGTCCGCGAGATCGACATCGCGGGCACGACCGTGCGCGCGCTGCGCGTCACCTATGTCGGCGAGCTGGGCTGGGAGCTGCACGTTCCGATCGAGGCGACGGGGGTGGTCTTCGACGCGCTCATGAAGGCGGGAGAGGGCCACGGCATCCGCCCCGTCGGCTACCGCGCGCTGGAATCGCTGCGACTGGAGAAGGGCTACCGCGCCTGGGGCTCGGACATCACGCCGAACGACACGCCGTTCGAGGCCGGGCTCGGCTGGGCGGTGAAGCTGCGCAAGAACACCGACTTCTCCGGCCGCCGCGCGCTGGAGGCCGTTGCCGGCCAGCCGCTGAAGAAACGCCTCGCTTGCTTCACGGTCGACGACCCCAAAATCGTCCTCCTCGGTCGCGAAACGATCCTGCGCGACGGCCAGCCGGTCGGCTACCTCACCTCCGGCGGCTACGGCTACACGGTGGAGAAAAACATCGGCTACGGCTACGTCCGCAACGCGGAGGGCGTGAGCGACGAGTTCCTCGCCGGGGGGACATATGAACTGGTGGTGGCGATGGAAACGGTGGCGGCAAAATTGCACATCGAGGCGCTCTACGATCCGAACGCGGAGCGGGTAAAGGGGTGA